A region of Rhodanobacteraceae bacterium DNA encodes the following proteins:
- a CDS encoding N-acetyl-gamma-glutamyl-phosphate reductase codes for MDAVKKSIGIVGARGHTGAELIRLIAAHPALELAFVSSRELDGQRVADHGDAYTGDLRYENLDPQAVAEKRSDVVILALPNGKAVPYVEAIDKVKPDTLIVDLSADYRFDTAWYYGLPELTRCKWRGERRISNPGCYATAIELSVAPLKDVLAAPPVCFGVSGYSGAGTTPSDKNDPDKLRDNLMPYALTGHVHEKEAAFQLGIPVEFMPHVAPHFRGLTVTTNLYLSRAMKREDVLARFRDAYAGEPLLHIADDPPWVSRIAGRHHAEVGGFAMSADGRRVVIVATLDNLLKGAATQAMQNINRAIGVDEYTAIPT; via the coding sequence ATGGATGCGGTGAAGAAATCGATTGGAATCGTCGGCGCGAGGGGTCATACCGGCGCGGAACTGATCCGCCTGATCGCGGCGCATCCCGCGCTCGAGCTTGCATTCGTGTCGTCGCGCGAACTGGATGGGCAGCGCGTGGCCGACCACGGCGACGCGTATACGGGTGACCTGCGCTACGAAAACCTCGATCCTCAAGCCGTCGCGGAAAAGCGCTCCGATGTCGTGATCCTGGCCTTGCCCAACGGCAAGGCCGTGCCGTACGTGGAAGCGATCGACAAGGTCAAGCCGGATACGCTGATCGTCGATCTGTCTGCCGATTACCGCTTCGATACGGCGTGGTACTACGGCCTGCCGGAACTGACGCGCTGCAAGTGGCGCGGCGAGCGCCGCATCAGCAATCCGGGTTGCTACGCCACCGCGATCGAACTGTCCGTCGCGCCGTTGAAGGACGTGCTGGCCGCGCCGCCGGTGTGTTTCGGCGTATCCGGCTATTCCGGCGCCGGCACCACGCCCTCCGACAAGAACGACCCGGACAAGCTGCGCGACAACCTGATGCCGTATGCGCTGACTGGACACGTTCACGAAAAGGAAGCCGCGTTCCAGCTCGGCATCCCGGTGGAGTTCATGCCGCACGTCGCGCCACACTTCCGCGGACTCACGGTGACGACCAACCTTTACCTGTCGCGCGCAATGAAGCGCGAAGACGTGCTGGCGCGCTTCCGTGACGCGTATGCGGGCGAGCCGTTGCTGCACATCGCGGACGATCCGCCATGGGTCAGCCGCATCGCGGGCAGGCACCATGCCGAGGTCGGAGGCTTCGCGATGTCCGCCGACGGACGGCGCGTGGTGATCGTCGCCACGCTCGACAATCTGTTGAAAGGCGCAGCCACGCAGGCGATGCAGAACATCAATCGCGCGATCGGCGTAGACGAATACACGGCCATACCGACATGA
- a CDS encoding Argininosuccinate lyase, whose translation MTQPLWQKSDSKIDARIMRFLAGDDVLLDREFFLHDIAASKAHVEGLANIGVLDVNEVAALKRELDALAEDFRSGAFVLDDRFEDGHSAIEARLSERLGDIGRKVHTGRSRNDQVLVATRLWLKGKLAALEMHCKAAAKVCLDRAANESLPMPGYTHLQRAVVSSTAMWFAGFAEGFIDDAQRARDTLAFIDTNPLGSAAGYGVNLPLDREYTTRALGFARMQVAATCAQLSRGKFEMAVLEAIGSVLLDVRRLAWDLSLFTTSEFGFVSLPAEYTTGSSIMPNKRNPDVVELLRASYASVAAARTEIEQLLSLPSGYQRDLQFSKGGIFHGVHRGLMALELVPDLLARLQWNEAAMRAGIEPAMYATDVAIEQAAAGVPFRDAYRAAAETAQSARQGRTPEQSLAARTSPGAHADLRLDALRARLDAL comes from the coding sequence ATGACCCAGCCACTTTGGCAAAAATCCGACAGCAAGATCGACGCGCGGATCATGCGTTTCCTCGCGGGCGACGACGTGTTGCTCGATCGCGAATTCTTTCTGCACGACATCGCGGCCAGCAAGGCGCACGTGGAAGGTCTGGCCAACATCGGCGTGCTGGACGTCAACGAAGTGGCTGCGTTGAAGCGCGAACTGGACGCGCTGGCCGAGGATTTCCGCAGCGGTGCATTCGTGCTGGACGATCGTTTCGAGGATGGCCATTCGGCGATCGAAGCGCGATTGAGCGAGCGCCTCGGCGACATCGGCCGCAAGGTGCATACCGGACGTAGCCGCAACGACCAGGTGTTGGTGGCGACGCGGCTGTGGCTGAAGGGAAAACTCGCCGCGCTGGAGATGCATTGCAAGGCCGCCGCAAAGGTTTGTCTCGATCGCGCCGCCAACGAATCACTGCCGATGCCGGGCTACACACACCTGCAGCGCGCGGTGGTGTCGTCCACCGCAATGTGGTTTGCGGGTTTCGCGGAAGGCTTCATCGACGACGCACAACGCGCACGCGATACGCTGGCATTCATCGACACCAATCCCCTCGGCAGCGCCGCCGGCTATGGCGTGAACCTGCCGCTGGATCGCGAGTACACCACGCGCGCGCTGGGCTTCGCGCGCATGCAGGTCGCCGCGACCTGTGCGCAATTGTCGCGCGGCAAGTTCGAGATGGCGGTGCTGGAAGCGATCGGCAGCGTCTTGCTGGACGTGCGCCGGCTGGCATGGGACCTGTCGTTGTTCACGACGTCGGAATTCGGATTCGTTTCGCTGCCGGCCGAGTACACCACAGGCAGTTCCATCATGCCCAACAAGCGCAACCCGGACGTGGTCGAACTGCTGCGCGCGAGTTACGCCAGCGTCGCGGCGGCGCGCACCGAGATAGAACAACTGCTGTCGCTGCCGTCGGGCTATCAGCGCGACCTGCAATTCAGCAAGGGCGGGATTTTCCACGGCGTGCACCGCGGATTGATGGCGCTGGAACTGGTGCCGGATTTGCTCGCGCGCCTGCAATGGAACGAGGCAGCGATGCGCGCAGGGATCGAGCCCGCGATGTACGCCACGGATGTCGCGATCGAACAGGCCGCCGCGGGCGTGCCGTTCCGCGATGCCTATCGCGCGGCCGCGGAAACCGCGCAATCGGCGAGGCAGGGACGCACGCCGGAACAAAGCCTTGCCGCGCGCACCTCGCCGGGCGCGCACGCCGATTTGCGGCTCGACGCGTTGCGCGCGCGGTTGGATGCGTTGTAG